The Chryseobacterium sp. 52 genome includes a region encoding these proteins:
- a CDS encoding CoA transferase subunit A — MIDKRVKNAKEAIEGINDGMTLMLGGFGLCGIPENSINALVESDVKDVTCISNNAGVDDFGLGLLLQKRQIKKMISSYVGENAEFERQMLSGELDVELTPQGTLAEKCRAAQAGIPAFYTPAGYGTEIAEGKEVKDFDGKPHILEHAYKADFSIVKAWKGDYLGNLIFKGSARNFNHPMAGAAKITIAEVEELVEPGALDPNEIHIPGIMVQRIFQGEKFEKRIEQKTVRTKE, encoded by the coding sequence ATGATAGATAAAAGAGTAAAAAATGCAAAGGAAGCCATCGAAGGAATTAATGATGGAATGACTTTAATGCTGGGCGGATTTGGTTTGTGCGGTATCCCTGAAAACTCCATAAATGCTCTGGTAGAGAGCGATGTGAAAGATGTAACATGTATTTCAAATAATGCAGGTGTTGATGATTTTGGATTAGGATTGCTGCTTCAGAAAAGACAGATCAAAAAAATGATCTCTTCTTATGTAGGAGAAAATGCAGAGTTCGAAAGACAGATGCTTTCCGGAGAACTGGACGTTGAGCTTACACCACAGGGAACTTTAGCTGAAAAATGCAGAGCGGCACAGGCGGGAATTCCTGCTTTTTATACTCCTGCAGGGTATGGAACAGAGATCGCAGAAGGGAAAGAAGTTAAAGATTTTGACGGAAAACCCCACATTCTGGAGCATGCTTACAAAGCAGATTTCTCAATCGTAAAAGCATGGAAAGGGGATTATCTTGGAAACCTTATTTTTAAAGGTTCCGCAAGAAATTTCAACCATCCGATGGCCGGGGCTGCAAAAATTACCATTGCTGAAGTAGAAGAGCTGGTAGAACCTGGAGCATTGGATCCTAACGAAATTCATATTCCCGGAATTATGGTTCAGCGAATTTTTCAGGGTGAGAAATTTGAAAAGAGAATTGAACAAAAAACGGTTAGAACAAAAGAGTAA
- a CDS encoding response regulator transcription factor: MENEKNSLFNRNKIKIITDGDRLQFSNYLEIVKSFAKITYQSVYVIDYEYLKFEYVSDNPLFLCGYSSEEVLDMGYEFYFKNVPKEDLELLSIINDLGFDFYDQLPKTDERKLYSISYDFHLKGKYNKPVLINHKLTPLFLDGNGSVWKSLCIVSISHRQNAGNVTIQKEGSAIFWKLDTSKKVWIAEHKSKLKDKELEILRLYAQGLTINQIAERIFVSPDTVKYYRRKIFEVFGVKNFTEALSFATDNKII, from the coding sequence ATGGAAAATGAAAAAAACTCATTATTCAACAGAAACAAAATAAAAATAATAACTGATGGGGATAGGCTTCAGTTTAGTAACTATCTGGAAATCGTAAAGTCTTTTGCTAAAATCACCTATCAAAGTGTTTATGTAATTGATTATGAGTATTTAAAGTTTGAGTATGTTTCGGATAATCCTTTGTTTTTATGTGGCTATTCTTCCGAAGAAGTGCTTGACATGGGATATGAATTTTATTTTAAGAATGTACCCAAAGAAGATCTGGAACTGTTGAGTATCATTAATGATCTCGGTTTCGATTTTTATGATCAGCTGCCCAAAACGGATGAACGCAAATTATACAGCATTTCCTATGATTTTCATTTAAAAGGTAAATACAACAAACCTGTTCTTATTAATCATAAATTAACACCCCTTTTTCTTGATGGAAACGGATCAGTCTGGAAATCATTATGCATCGTGTCTATTTCGCATAGACAAAATGCAGGAAATGTAACGATACAAAAAGAAGGTTCAGCTATATTTTGGAAACTGGATACCTCAAAGAAAGTCTGGATTGCCGAACACAAATCAAAACTTAAGGATAAAGAATTGGAAATACTGCGTTTGTACGCTCAGGGATTAACGATAAATCAGATTGCAGAAAGAATATTTGTTTCACCGGACACCGTAAAATATTACAGAAGAAAGATTTTTGAAGTTTTTGGGGTCAAAAATTTTACAGAAGCCCTTTCGTTTGCGACAGACAATAAAATTATTTAA
- a CDS encoding DUF3667 domain-containing protein, producing MNEEFCPKCKQNVKPKRIDGHYILHEIEHVLHFERGILYTIRELLINPGENIKNFISENRSRLVKPVIFIIITSLMYTLINHFFHIEESYIKIDGAKGSQLNTINNWVQSHYGYSNIIMGGFIAFWLKIFFRKYDYNFFEILILLCFVLGMEMLMFSVFAIFEGLTKYHLMQIAAVIMLIYFSWAVGQFFDKTRISSYFKALVSYILGMITFGISIMILGALMNLVMQH from the coding sequence ATGAATGAAGAATTTTGCCCAAAATGTAAACAAAATGTAAAACCGAAAAGGATAGACGGACATTACATCCTCCATGAAATTGAACACGTCCTGCATTTTGAAAGAGGTATTTTATATACCATAAGAGAATTATTGATAAACCCCGGAGAAAACATCAAAAATTTCATCAGTGAAAACAGAAGCAGGCTTGTTAAACCCGTTATATTTATTATTATCACGTCGCTCATGTATACGCTTATCAATCATTTTTTTCATATCGAAGAAAGCTATATAAAAATTGACGGGGCAAAAGGTTCACAACTCAATACCATTAATAATTGGGTTCAAAGTCATTACGGGTATTCCAATATTATCATGGGTGGATTTATCGCTTTCTGGCTAAAAATATTTTTCAGAAAATATGATTACAATTTTTTTGAAATATTAATTCTGCTGTGCTTTGTCCTGGGAATGGAGATGCTGATGTTTTCTGTTTTTGCCATTTTTGAAGGACTCACGAAATACCATCTCATGCAGATTGCCGCAGTCATCATGTTGATCTATTTTTCCTGGGCTGTAGGACAATTTTTCGATAAGACCAGGATATCCAGCTATTTTAAAGCCCTTGTTTCCTATATATTGGGAATGATCACATTTGGTATTTCGATCATGATTTTAGGCGCTTTAATGAACTTAGTTATGCAACATTAA
- a CDS encoding DoxX family protein, with the protein MEKSTFNKSGDLFYVICRISIGLFFLITGFNKLFHPVFQGYMLKTITGLGFSNPQFMAHFVAFNEAFWGLLLLLGLLTRFSSLSLIVIMLVALITKDLHSIPTELVPVDPKVGIRPMDNFTWLTYFFFLPQVLFMMLLGMFSLYGYKAFGIDQWIGKKKKVSFICKKRLTVKSRSALFFLLFL; encoded by the coding sequence ATGGAGAAAAGTACTTTTAATAAATCCGGAGATCTATTTTATGTCATTTGCAGAATAAGTATCGGATTATTCTTTTTGATTACAGGTTTCAACAAATTATTCCATCCTGTTTTTCAGGGATATATGTTAAAAACAATAACCGGTTTAGGTTTTTCAAATCCTCAGTTCATGGCTCATTTTGTTGCTTTTAATGAAGCATTTTGGGGGCTGCTGCTATTGTTGGGATTACTGACAAGGTTCAGTTCGTTGTCTTTAATTGTTATCATGCTTGTGGCACTCATTACCAAAGACCTCCACTCTATCCCTACCGAACTGGTTCCTGTTGATCCTAAAGTTGGAATTCGGCCAATGGACAATTTCACATGGCTCACTTATTTCTTTTTCTTACCTCAGGTATTGTTCATGATGCTGTTGGGAATGTTTTCTCTCTACGGATATAAAGCTTTCGGGATCGATCAATGGATAGGAAAGAAAAAAAAGGTTTCTTTTATTTGTAAAAAACGCTTAACCGTAAAAAGCAGATCAGCCCTTTTTTTTTTACTGTTTTTATAG
- a CDS encoding ABC transporter ATP-binding protein, protein MKILLRYLKPYQWLIILSLFLATINQVFSLFAPAITGNILDRLVNHPNFFDKEKLLPRNLNQYLYGEGIYHGVFYFLGLLIGTAMVSRIAKAFQDYAVSVITQKFGAKIFTDGLRHSMALPFQEFEDQRSGETLSILTKVREDSVKFITSFINIFFGILVSIIFVSVYAIRLHWSIMPVYICGIFLIAFITNLLSKRIKSIQKNIVSETTALAGSTTESLRNIEIVKSLGLTNQEVLRLNNNTYKILGLELRKVKSIRSLSFIQGTMVNFLQQMITMTLLLLIFKNIVTPGQYLSLMFYGFFIFGPMQEIGNIIISYREAEASLNNFDNLMKKEVEEKPLHPKQIGAIEELEFKNISFKHQSAQYKALNNISFDVKNGETIAFVGPSGSGKSTLVKLLVGLYRPQEGNIFYNSIDGKEFDFDELRNQIGFVTQDTQLFAGTIKENLLFVNPKATESDLEIALQKSSCTALLERAEKGIETVIGEGGLKLSGGEKQRIAIARALLRKPHLLIFDEATSALDSITEEEITSTIKDISKEKEQITVLIAHRLSTIMHADQIYVLERGQVIETGSHDDLIAEKGLYYAMWRQQIGERKMLNPEA, encoded by the coding sequence ATACCTTAAACCTTACCAATGGCTGATCATCCTTTCTTTGTTTCTGGCAACCATTAATCAGGTTTTTTCTTTATTTGCTCCGGCGATTACAGGTAACATCCTGGATCGGCTGGTCAACCATCCTAACTTTTTTGATAAGGAAAAACTCCTGCCCAGAAATCTGAACCAGTATTTATATGGAGAGGGAATTTATCACGGCGTTTTTTATTTTTTAGGACTCCTCATCGGAACAGCAATGGTGAGCAGGATTGCTAAAGCTTTTCAGGATTATGCAGTGAGCGTTATCACTCAAAAATTCGGGGCTAAAATCTTTACAGACGGTTTACGACATTCAATGGCGTTGCCTTTTCAGGAATTCGAAGACCAGAGAAGTGGTGAAACATTGTCTATTTTAACGAAAGTAAGGGAAGATTCTGTAAAATTTATCACCAGCTTTATTAATATTTTCTTCGGAATTCTGGTAAGTATTATTTTCGTTTCTGTATATGCGATCCGCTTGCATTGGTCGATCATGCCTGTTTACATTTGCGGCATTTTCCTGATTGCATTTATTACCAATTTATTGAGTAAAAGAATAAAAAGTATTCAGAAAAATATTGTTTCGGAAACCACGGCTTTAGCCGGAAGTACCACAGAAAGCTTAAGAAATATCGAAATTGTTAAAAGTCTGGGGTTAACCAATCAGGAAGTTCTCCGCTTGAATAACAATACCTATAAAATTCTTGGGCTTGAACTCAGAAAGGTTAAAAGCATCCGTTCTTTAAGTTTTATTCAGGGAACGATGGTTAATTTCCTTCAGCAGATGATTACCATGACATTGTTGTTATTAATTTTTAAAAACATTGTTACTCCCGGACAGTACCTGTCTCTGATGTTTTATGGGTTTTTTATTTTCGGACCGATGCAGGAAATCGGGAATATCATTATTTCTTACCGTGAGGCTGAGGCTTCTCTGAATAATTTTGATAATTTAATGAAGAAAGAAGTGGAAGAAAAGCCACTTCACCCCAAACAAATTGGTGCGATTGAAGAATTAGAATTCAAAAATATTTCTTTCAAACATCAATCGGCTCAGTATAAGGCTTTAAATAATATCTCTTTTGATGTTAAAAATGGAGAAACCATCGCTTTTGTGGGACCTAGTGGCTCCGGGAAAAGTACTTTGGTGAAGCTATTGGTTGGACTTTACAGACCTCAGGAAGGGAATATTTTTTATAATTCTATTGATGGAAAGGAGTTTGATTTTGATGAATTAAGAAATCAAATTGGTTTTGTCACTCAGGACACTCAACTTTTCGCAGGAACCATCAAAGAAAATCTACTTTTTGTCAATCCTAAAGCTACTGAATCAGATCTGGAAATTGCTTTACAGAAATCAAGTTGTACAGCTCTGCTGGAAAGAGCTGAAAAAGGCATTGAAACCGTTATTGGTGAAGGCGGACTGAAACTGAGTGGTGGAGAAAAACAAAGAATTGCTATCGCACGGGCGCTTTTAAGAAAGCCGCATCTACTAATCTTTGATGAAGCAACTTCAGCTTTGGACAGTATTACAGAAGAAGAAATAACCTCTACTATAAAAGATATTTCGAAAGAAAAGGAGCAAATTACAGTTCTTATTGCACACCGTTTAAGTACAATTATGCATGCAGACCAAATTTATGTACTTGAACGCGGACAAGTGATAGAAACGGGATCTCACGATGATTTGATTGCGGAAAAAGGATTATACTACGCCATGTGGCGGCAGCAAATCGGGGAAAGAAAAATGCTTAATCCGGAAGCATAA
- a CDS encoding fibronectin type III domain-containing protein — MKHYFFFFCFAVQMAFGQALFPYLQNPTPNSMIVNWKTASDNETTVIYGTSPTNLTVTVTGTTNIFSDTGYNNNYYYHTAKIASLQPNTKYYYKIKTGTSESAVYNFRTLPLPGQAVTADGKIRFLIMGDNQIKAEPRYDTLTLNAFKKLKQKFGANSDPSDNVALTFMVGDQVDVGTLDHYENVHFKKNINLSPYLPIQTTVGNHETYGTLGMNSYYAHFYIDEIKYKNISSGNENYYAQQAGNVLFVSLSSEHTGTAQQTWLSQILTEANNDPTVDWIISLSHRPYQAEQYVGDISTWVRNNAVPLLTTSSKYLMHVGAHHHLYHRGQLKDTPNYQIISGGVAWDQYWGMSNEQDFDDVQKTLTDWTYQIVEVDVQTGKVDIECYSIGGVYNKKSNELVDTFHRYKNQPKPSKPSVTNAFSTSVTLPLTLNGSTFASSNGELLNTTQFMVSKAADFSVIEKEFYRDYENWFGKDGNGTPDKTKNLNAGVDITKATIPANSISNGTYYVKVRYRDRNLEWSDWSDVKQFEVAGSVVSIPTFTLDKTEYTQSEPITATYTGGPGNQQDWVGIYKKGQTPATTTSQGFIYTNGQTAGTAVFTNGLANKGQYFAGFFANAGYTEITGRKSFYVGPKVQLQATADTYPVGGTVVINYSNGPNLVKDWVGIYKMGQTPGTNTSIKWSYVTTPSGTLNFAGLPKGYYYAQYLLEDGYTGIGDKVFFKVGDIVTDLWINKPVYTLGENITASWTDSPGIIKDWLGIYPQNIQTPDDNFVSYTYFDGVTQGTKTIQGTALPTTPGNYYMVMFTNDSYTEVSNRKQFQVTSGTLGTGEVKSTEKNVVLYPNPTKPGEPTFIKSDYPIDKIELVSASGQLLYESKNINNQRFSLVNENLPKGVYFVKVHTRKLFTLKLVIQ; from the coding sequence ATGAAACATTATTTCTTCTTTTTCTGTTTTGCCGTCCAGATGGCATTCGGGCAGGCACTGTTTCCCTACCTGCAGAATCCGACGCCCAACTCGATGATTGTCAATTGGAAAACAGCTTCTGACAATGAAACAACCGTAATTTACGGAACGTCTCCTACCAATCTTACGGTAACAGTTACCGGGACAACAAATATTTTTTCTGATACAGGGTATAATAACAACTATTATTACCACACGGCAAAAATCGCCAGCTTACAGCCTAATACCAAATACTATTATAAAATAAAGACCGGGACAAGCGAGTCGGCAGTTTATAATTTCAGAACACTTCCTCTGCCGGGGCAAGCTGTAACTGCAGATGGGAAAATACGTTTCCTGATCATGGGAGATAACCAGATCAAAGCGGAGCCCAGATATGACACCTTAACCCTGAATGCATTCAAAAAACTGAAGCAGAAATTTGGTGCAAACTCTGATCCTTCTGATAATGTTGCGCTTACCTTTATGGTGGGTGACCAGGTAGACGTGGGAACATTGGATCATTATGAAAATGTTCATTTTAAAAAGAACATCAACTTATCACCTTATCTTCCTATCCAAACAACCGTAGGAAACCATGAAACCTATGGAACTCTGGGGATGAATTCGTATTATGCCCATTTCTATATAGATGAAATTAAATATAAAAATATTTCATCAGGAAATGAAAACTACTACGCACAGCAGGCCGGAAACGTACTTTTTGTAAGTTTAAGTTCTGAACATACAGGGACGGCACAGCAGACATGGCTTTCTCAGATCCTGACCGAAGCCAACAATGATCCTACTGTAGACTGGATTATTTCTTTAAGCCACAGGCCTTATCAGGCAGAACAGTATGTAGGAGATATTTCTACATGGGTAAGAAACAATGCCGTTCCATTGCTGACGACTTCCAGTAAATATTTAATGCATGTTGGAGCACACCACCATTTATACCATAGAGGTCAGCTGAAAGATACCCCGAATTACCAGATTATTTCCGGAGGGGTTGCCTGGGATCAGTATTGGGGAATGTCTAATGAGCAGGATTTCGATGATGTACAGAAAACACTGACAGACTGGACATACCAGATCGTAGAAGTAGATGTACAGACTGGAAAAGTAGATATAGAGTGTTACTCGATAGGAGGGGTTTATAACAAAAAATCCAACGAACTGGTAGATACTTTCCACAGATATAAAAATCAGCCAAAACCTTCAAAACCTTCTGTTACAAATGCTTTTTCAACATCGGTTACATTACCTTTGACATTGAACGGAAGTACTTTTGCTTCATCTAATGGTGAACTCCTGAATACCACACAGTTTATGGTGAGTAAAGCGGCAGATTTTTCAGTGATTGAAAAAGAATTTTACCGTGATTATGAAAACTGGTTCGGAAAAGACGGAAACGGAACTCCGGATAAAACGAAAAACTTAAATGCAGGAGTTGATATCACAAAAGCAACGATTCCTGCCAATTCTATTTCAAACGGAACCTATTATGTAAAAGTACGTTACAGAGACAGAAACCTTGAATGGAGTGACTGGAGTGATGTAAAGCAGTTTGAAGTGGCAGGTAGTGTAGTTTCTATTCCTACATTTACTTTAGATAAAACAGAATATACACAAAGTGAGCCTATAACAGCTACTTATACGGGAGGACCCGGAAATCAGCAGGATTGGGTAGGAATCTATAAAAAAGGTCAGACGCCGGCAACAACGACTTCTCAGGGCTTTATTTATACCAACGGACAAACAGCCGGAACAGCAGTTTTCACCAATGGTCTTGCCAATAAAGGTCAATATTTTGCAGGTTTCTTTGCCAATGCAGGTTACACTGAAATTACAGGAAGAAAAAGTTTTTATGTAGGCCCGAAAGTACAGCTTCAGGCTACTGCAGACACTTATCCTGTAGGGGGAACAGTTGTCATTAATTACAGCAACGGACCGAATCTGGTGAAAGACTGGGTTGGAATTTATAAAATGGGGCAGACGCCAGGAACCAATACTTCTATTAAATGGAGCTATGTGACAACACCTTCGGGAACCCTTAATTTTGCAGGTCTTCCAAAAGGATATTATTATGCTCAGTATCTGCTTGAAGACGGATATACAGGAATTGGAGATAAAGTATTCTTTAAAGTAGGAGATATTGTAACCGATCTATGGATCAACAAACCGGTCTATACATTAGGAGAGAATATTACCGCTTCATGGACGGATTCTCCGGGAATTATCAAAGACTGGTTGGGAATCTACCCTCAGAATATCCAGACTCCGGACGATAACTTTGTTTCGTATACCTATTTCGATGGGGTTACTCAGGGAACAAAAACAATCCAGGGGACGGCACTTCCTACAACGCCGGGGAATTATTATATGGTGATGTTTACCAATGACTCATACACAGAGGTATCAAACAGAAAGCAGTTTCAGGTGACATCGGGAACACTGGGAACCGGAGAAGTAAAAAGTACAGAGAAAAATGTAGTTTTATATCCGAATCCTACAAAACCGGGAGAGCCAACATTCATCAAGAGTGATTACCCGATTGATAAAATTGAACTGGTATCTGCATCAGGACAGTTATTGTATGAATCTAAAAATATTAACAACCAACGTTTCTCTTTAGTAAATGAAAACCTTCCGAAAGGAGTATACTTTGTGAAAGTTCACACAAGAAAATTATTTACTTTAAAACTGGTGATACAGTAA
- a CDS encoding membrane-binding protein: MKKLFTSAVLALFLSISVGAQEKIYFDENWEKTTQDKMEFYRETETKGKLTLIKDFYKNGKLQMEGLASDATPGSEIYDGKVTWYSPDGKILNTGTYSGGKQIGPSQTFDEKGRPLEDLVYKADGTFKGKMYTYKDPENSSFYNSITTYESSDSFKTIAYDEDIKGIRYEITTDSKGKYETKYYGDKGKHIGTSNPNNSDENLLVEYYYNPMRVSKIEKYKTNGSVKESMIYSTGGKILQEDKKNKKDGYKTTYDETGKKIGNLTYTYDKESDYYTPQDGEDYQFNYDLSGFTAIDVYKNGSVILNKYFDDNGKLSSEKVLKDDVVQEIRYYYPDGRQKGTLTYKDDMPYNGTLYEELSEQQYKDGVLVFSKFFREGEKLKSEKKLNAKQTGYDSTVYDEKGAVTYTYSQPLEEAEGFTAQVVQYAKGKPGNKAVVKGGVLQSGKIKYKAESGIKEMERSGKWILLKVYSSAEGKLIQDSKVLADVGDQDVYSVLSTTIQEEDLLYEF; this comes from the coding sequence ATGAAAAAATTATTTACCTCAGCAGTTCTTGCCTTATTTTTAAGCATCAGTGTTGGGGCACAGGAAAAAATCTATTTTGACGAAAACTGGGAGAAAACCACTCAGGACAAAATGGAATTCTACCGTGAAACTGAAACCAAGGGCAAACTTACATTAATCAAAGATTTCTATAAAAACGGAAAGCTTCAAATGGAAGGCCTTGCTTCAGATGCTACGCCGGGGAGCGAGATTTATGATGGCAAAGTAACCTGGTACAGCCCTGATGGTAAAATTTTAAACACAGGAACATATTCAGGGGGAAAACAAATAGGACCTTCTCAGACTTTTGATGAGAAAGGAAGGCCTTTAGAAGACCTTGTTTATAAGGCAGACGGTACTTTTAAAGGAAAAATGTATACTTATAAGGATCCGGAAAATTCGTCTTTCTATAACAGCATTACCACTTATGAAAGTTCTGACTCTTTCAAGACCATAGCTTATGATGAAGACATCAAAGGAATCCGGTATGAGATCACCACAGACAGTAAGGGAAAATACGAAACTAAATATTACGGCGATAAAGGAAAGCATATCGGAACGAGTAACCCCAATAATTCTGACGAAAATCTGCTGGTAGAATATTATTACAATCCGATGAGGGTATCCAAAATCGAGAAATATAAAACAAACGGATCCGTAAAAGAGAGTATGATATACTCAACAGGCGGGAAGATCCTGCAGGAGGATAAGAAAAACAAAAAAGACGGTTATAAAACAACCTACGACGAAACGGGTAAAAAAATAGGAAATCTGACGTATACCTACGATAAGGAATCTGATTATTATACTCCTCAGGATGGTGAGGATTATCAGTTTAATTATGATCTTTCTGGTTTTACGGCTATCGATGTTTATAAAAACGGATCCGTTATACTGAATAAATATTTTGATGACAATGGAAAATTATCTTCTGAAAAGGTATTAAAAGATGATGTGGTACAGGAAATCAGATATTATTATCCGGATGGAAGACAAAAAGGCACTTTAACGTATAAAGATGATATGCCTTACAACGGCACCTTATATGAAGAGCTTAGTGAACAGCAATACAAAGATGGTGTTCTGGTATTTTCCAAGTTTTTCAGAGAGGGTGAGAAGCTAAAATCCGAGAAAAAACTGAATGCAAAACAAACCGGATATGATTCTACGGTATATGATGAAAAAGGAGCCGTTACGTATACCTATAGTCAACCTTTAGAAGAAGCAGAAGGTTTCACAGCACAGGTTGTACAGTATGCCAAAGGTAAGCCGGGTAATAAAGCTGTCGTAAAAGGCGGTGTACTTCAGAGTGGTAAAATTAAGTATAAAGCAGAATCCGGAATAAAGGAAATGGAGCGCAGCGGAAAATGGATATTATTAAAAGTCTACAGTAGTGCTGAAGGAAAACTTATTCAGGATTCCAAAGTGCTTGCAGATGTTGGAGATCAGGATGTTTACAGCGTTCTGAGCACGACTATCCAGGAGGAGGATCTTCTGTATGAGTTTTAA